The stretch of DNA GTCATCAAGAAGGAACCTGTAGACCCTCTGTCCCTGCCTAAATGGTCTTCAGAGGAGAAAACTTTATATCAGGCGTCGCAGAGGGACAGCCTGTTGGAAAATTTAGGCGcttcttttccatcaaaCGCTGTCTCTTTGGCGAAGGAGTATACCTTCAAGGAAATGAAGCAGACTCTACTAGGCGTTGCGTATACATATGACTTGGGCGTTAAAGAGATCTCATTTTTGACCCACGACGATACGTGGGGTATCTTTATCAGGGTGCGTCGCGTTAATCGTGAACGGGGTTATAGTATGACAGCTCATATATGCGCACTAGATAATTGGCGTTTACTGTCTCAAAAACGACATCCCCTTGACTTACATCCTATACAAAGAACTAAAGCCCACATCGGACACGCCTCTGGATGTTCTTCGTCGTCAAGTCCGTCTAGAACAGGACGATGTTACTTCACGGATCAGTGACCTTGAGGGACGTGCAATCCTAACGCTCTTTGAGCAGAATGGCGCGAGGCTTGACCCAAAATTGCTCCAACTTGCTGAAAGCCAAACAGTAAAACATTCGGGTTTCCGACCTTCGTTTATCCTCCCACTCTGTCCAATCAACATGCGCAATCTAGGAAGCCTGACTAAGGATCCTGGATGCGAAGTGTGCGGAAAGAAAACTACGTCTCGTTGTGTGCAATGTATGACGGCCGTATATTGTAGCAAAGGTGCGTGTTGGTAATTGTTCATTGACTTGAGCACCTGTTTTGACTAAATACTTATCTTGTGTTTGCAGAATGTCAGCGAGAAGATTGGCGAACTCACAAGTCGGCATGCAAATCAATGAAAGGGGGTTCATGGCACCCTATCACTGTCACCACGACTATGCCTGGAATGCCAAGTGGAGGTTTTTTATCGAACATCAACACCCGCGACTCGTTGCACAGACATCCTCGCACTCAAAAAATTCCCTCAATTCCCAATTCCCAGGGGACTAAAATTTTCCTTGCCAAATTCCAAGTACCACTCGGGAATACGGCCTCACAAATGATGATATACGATAGACAGAAGGACTTTCAAGTTTTTTGGATGAGGAACACCAATCCTAAGCTTTTTGACGAGGCACACAGATCCATGCAAGGGCGAATGAAGATGTACAGGTGGATGAAGCGAATTTCTGACAACCAGTACGCAATCTGCCTCGACCGTGCGCCAGAGCAAGACCCCCTGTGGTAGATTTGATCGACAATCATTGTATATCTGGgacattcattcattttttcGCTCAGCATTGTATTCTCCCTGGCTGTTATCGCACGCGCATATGTTTAAACTTTTCCTATTGTCACTGTAATCCAACTGTAATCGAACCCTCTGTTTTCGCGTTTTTGATCAACACACCCCTATCTATAGTTTTCGCGTCAATTTTGTGAGACCGAATGGATTACTGTGTCCGCGCGTCCGCCGGACATCCGCCGGACAGACTCACGTGACTACCTCGTCACGTCGCGTCTCAATGTACATTGCGCGCGCTCTCGCGCGCTTTGTATATATACTCAACAACCCTAAAAACtaatccctaacccctaatccctaacccataatccctaacccctaatccctaacccctaCACCCAACCCTAAACTACCTAATCCCAACCCTAAACTACCTAATctaattaattaattaatccAACCCtaagaaataaaacaaactGCTAAAATATATCAAGCACTGGAGTGGTGAGATTGAAACTAATAAttccaccactgcagtggtatAAGTTATGTAGACAAtttcaccacttcagtggtACAAATCATGTGCACTGTTCTAGCACTTGAGTGATATAAGATACATTCTAAATGTtaccactccagtggtgTAGAAATTATAAAAGTAGCAATAATTACTATTCTTAGCATTGTATTTATTCTATCTGACACACAACTAtgaccactgcagtggtggaatacaacaagtcaatttcagcacTGAAGTGGCAAACTCCAACATATTAAtttcaccacttcagtgctgaTATTAACTTGCTACATTCCACCAATGAAGTGGTCATACTTACATGCTGTACTTGATCACTGGAGTGACCAAATTTACATGTCGGATTTGACCACTTCAGTGGTGAAAACTAACATGTCAATTtcaccaccgcggtggtcaCGTGGGTCACGTGCTGTCCGCCGGACACTCCGTCCGGCGGAAATTATGATTATATTAATCCATTCTATCTGAATTTTGTCGAGTTCGGATCCAATACATAATCGGATCAAATGTGCACGACGCCCGTCGATCACTCTTCTGAGTACGACATTTGGATAAGCGAACCGCCACGAACATTTTCCAGACCAGCTATCAGCTTTTTCATTTAATACTCATTTCCTTCCAGAGTTTTTACAATGTCGTCAAACGATATTTCTCGAGATGagcttctccttcttctgtCCTCTATGGGCGTCGTTCTCGCTAAGGATAACAAACTGCCCACAGAGGAACTAAACAGGAGATTCGGAATGGCTCTGAATACTGCTCAGGAACTGTCGGATGTCGTAGACAAGACACCCATAAACCTTGCTTCATTACCGAGATGGACATCGCAAAAGACACTGTTCGACGCTACAAAACGAGGAAGCCTGACCGAAGCGTTGGTGGGATATATGTCTCAACCGAAGAAAGGATACCTCTCACCAAAGGaggaaattttcaaagaaatgcGTCAAAGTGTTCTTCTCATGGCACATGTGTGTGATGTTGGCCTGAGAGATATATGTTTCTTGACTGAAggggatgagttgggaatcTTCGTTCGGGTACGTACGTGGCAAACAGTATTGATTGCAGTGTAAACGCTCAATCGGTTTCGACAGATAATGGATGTCCTTCGCATAAAAGATGGCGTTCCGCTTTATTATTTCGTCTACCGAGAACTGGTTCCCACACCTGACACGCCCATGGATGCACTCATTGACGGTATAGGCGTCGACAGAACGCTTATCAAAACTGGAATCAGCGATCTCGAAAGGCGTACACTTCTAAGACTGTTTCGCAAAAATACGAAGAAGCTCGACCCCAAAATTATCGCAATGGAACGAGATGCACAAGGCAAGGAGACGGGTCACCATCCATCATTTGTCCTACCACTCTGCCCTATTGCGATGCGCAATCTGGGAAAGCTTACCAACAATCCCGGTTGCGAAGTGTGCGGGAAGAAAAATACCAGCCGTTGCATGCAATGCATGTCGGTGGTTTATTGTAGTAAACGTGAGCTTTCTAAGTTGTTTTTTTCTGGGACGGCTTTTTACAGCTTCACTCAGAGTGTCAGAAGGAGCATTGGCAGACGCACAAGGAAACCTGCAAATCAATCAAGGGAGGAACTTGGCATTCCATCACAGTACAAGAGCCGGACATGGGGCCGCCTGAGCTAAATTCTATAGTGAATCGTCTGGAGTCGATGCA from Psilocybe cubensis strain MGC-MH-2018 chromosome 7, whole genome shotgun sequence encodes:
- a CDS encoding Ankyrin repeat and MYND domain-containing protein 2, yielding MSSNDISRDELLLLLSSMGVVLAKDNKLPTEELNRRFGMALNTAQELSDVVDKTPINLASLPRWTSQKTLFDATKRGSLTEALVGYMSQPKKGYLSPKEEIFKEMRQSVLLMAHVCDVGLRDICFLTEGDELGIFVRIMDVLRIKDGVPLYYFVYRELVPTPDTPMDALIDGIGVDRTLIKTGISDLERRTLLRLFRKNTKKLDPKIIAMERDAQGKETGHHPSFVLPLCPIAMRNLGKLTNNPGCEVCGKKNTSRCMQCMSVVYCSKQCQKEHWQTHKETCKSIKGGTWHSITVQEPDMGPPELNSIVNRLESMHNPQTAGISPSNNGIPPDVHGGKVFLAKFQVSLTYDNYGILAPDMLVYDRTRSFRFFWKRRSNPRLFAEAQKMMGSKLKFYRAPREDPLW